The Streptomyces tendae DNA segment GCGGTGTTCGCGTACGAGTCGGGCCTGGTCCGTCCCTCCGGTTACTGAGCCCGCGGTACCGCGGGGTAACCCGGCGCGGCCTGCGTAGTACCTGAGACGGACGCCCGGGAACCCGACTCGGCGGGGACGACCGCGACCACCCGGTCGGCCTACCGTGTGAGCGTGACCGAGACGACGCACCAGCAGTCCCCGCGCGCCGGGGACGGGGACCGCAGCCCGGAGTACCGGCTGGCCCAGAACTCCTTGCGGGGACTGCGCGAGGACCTCTTCCGCGACCCCTTCGCCTACCGCCCGCTGGGCCCCCGGCCGGCGGACGGCCCGCTCCTGCGCCGGCTGCCCGCGCGGATGCGCACCGGCGCGGAACGGCTCCCGCACGCGGTGGTGGGAGCGGTCGCGCTGATCACCCTGCTGGTCGGCACCGTCTCCGGCAGCGTGCCCGGCGGCGACGGCAGGGCCCTGCTGGCCGGTCTGCTGTGCGCGCTGCCCGTGGTCGCCACGCTGTCCCGGCCGGTCGGCGCGTTCTGGCTGTCCCTCGTGGTGGCGCCGGTGACCGCGGTGCTCAACGGCGACGGGTCGGACTGGCCGTGGATGCCCGGCGCGTTCCTCAGCCACCTCACGGTGCTGGTGGTGGTGGCGCTGCGCACCCGGCCCCGCACCGCCGTCTGGATGTGGGTCGTCACCGCCGTCTACGTCGTCTGCTCCGACGTCCTCTTCGGCGGGTCGTACTACTACAGCAACGGCGCCCCGATGCTGCTGACGTCCTCGTTCGCCCTGCTCCTGGTCTGTCTCTGGCACGTCCGGCACACCGCGCAGCAGGAGGTCACCGCGCAGCAGACGGTCACCGCGCGGGAGCGTTCCCGGCGCACCCTGCTGGAGGAGCGCACCACCATCGCCCGTGAGCTGCACGACGTGGTGGCCCACCACATGTCGGTGGTCGCCATCCAGGCCGAGGCGGCGCCGTACCGGGTGGAGAACCCGCCGGAGGAGCTGGAGCGTGCCTTCGCCACCATCCGGGAGAACGCGGTCGCCGCCCTCACCGAGTTGCGCCGGATCCTCGGCGTGGTCCGCGCCGAGGACTACGAGGCCCCGGACGCCCCGCAGCCCACCCTCGCCGACCTGGGCGCGCTGCTGGTCAACGTGCGGGACGCCGGCCTGACCGTGGAGAAGGTGGTGACCGGCGCGGTGCGGGAGCTGCCGCAGGGCGTGGAGCTGTCGGCGTACCGGATCGTGCAGGAGGCGCTGAGCAACAGCCTGCGGCACGCGCCCGGCGCGAGCGCCCGCGTGGAGATCGGGTACGTTCTCGGCGGCCTCGGTGTCCGGGTCGTCAACGGTGCGATGCCCGAGCCGAGCCTGGTGAAGCCCTCGCCCGGGGCCGGTCACGGCATCACCGGGATGCGCGAGCGGGTCGCCATGCTGAACGGCGAGATGACCGCCGGCGCCACCGACGACGGCGGCTACGAGGTCGCGGTGTTCCTGCCGGTCACCGCGGTGAACGAGGGTGACGCATGACCATTCGCGTGCTGATCGCGGACGACCAGATGATGGTGCGCGAGGGGTTCTCCGTCCTGCTGAACGCGATGCCGGACATCGAGGTCGTCGGCGAGGCGGTCAACGGCCGGCAGGCGGTCGAGCGGGTCCGCGAACTCGCCCCCGACGTGGTCCTGATGGACATCCGCATGCCCGAGCTGAACGGCATCGAGGCGACGCGGGAGATCGTCGCCTCCGACGGCTCGGCGAAGGTGCTGGTGCTGACCACCTTCGACCTGGACGAGTACGTCTACCAGGCGCTGCGCGCGGGCGCGTCCGGCTTCCTCCTGAAGGACGCGTCGGCCCGTCAGCTCGCGGACGGGGTCCGGATCGTCGCGGCCGGTGAGGCGCTGCTCGCCCCGTCGGTCACCCGGCGCCTGATCACCGAGTTCTCCAAGCTGTCCGAGGCACCCCGGCTGATGCCGTCCGCGCAGGCGGCGTACGGCGACCTGACCGAGCGGGAGACGGAGGTGCTGGTGCTGATCGCGCAGGGCTTGTCGAACTCGGAGATCGCCGGGCGGCTGGTGGTCGCCGAGTCGACGATCAAGACGCATGTGAGCCGCATCCTGGTGAAGCTTGGCCTGCGGGACCGCACGCAGGCGGCGGTGTTCGCCTACGAGGCGCGGCTGGTCACGCCGGGCTGACCGCGCGCCCTAGGCTGAGGCCCATGGAGCAGCGCATCACCCTGATCACGCTGGGAGTCACCGACCTCGCCCGGTCGAAGGCGTTCTACGAGGCGCTGGGCTGGCGCGGGCAGGAGGTGCAGGAGACCGTCTTCTTCCAGGCGGGCGGTCTCGGGGTGGTCCTGTGGGGCCGGGACAAGCTGGCGCGTGACGCCGGTCTCGCACCGGGGACGGCGGGCGGGTTCGGCGGCATCGTCCTCGCGCACAACGTCCGCTCCGACGCCGAGGTCGACGAGCTGCTGGCGGCGGTGGAGCAGGCCGGCGGGACGGTCACCAAGCCGGGTGCCGCCAACGAGATCGGCTTCTACTCCGGCGCCTTCACCGACCCCGACGGCCACGCCTGGGAGGTCGCCCACAACCCCGGCTTCCCGCTCGCCGAGGACGGCACGGTCACCATCCCCGACCTCGGCACCGCCTGACGGGCGCCCGGAGGGCCTCACCCCTGGTCAGGGAGGGGGACGGCGGTCTACCGTCCGTGCATGGCAGCTCCTTCCGACCTCGCTTTCGACCCGTGGGACCCGGCCTTCCTCGCCGACCCCTACCCCGCCTACGCCGAACTGCGGGCACAGGGCCGGGTGCGGTACTTCGAGCCGACGAACCAGTGGCTGGTCGCCCACCACGCGGACGTCTCGGCGCTGCTGCGCGACCGGCGCCTGGGGCGGACGTACCTGCACCGCTTCAGTCACGAGGAGTTCGGCCGCACACCGCCCCCGCCGGAGCACGAGCCGTTCCACACGCTCAACGACCACGGCATGCTCGACCTCGAACCGCCGGACCACACCCGCATCCGCCGCCTGGTGTCGAAGGCGTTCACCCCGCGCACCGTCGAGCGCCTCAAGCCGTACGTGCGGAAGCTCGCGGACGACCTGGTGGCGCGGCTCGTCGACGCGGGCGGCGGTGACCTGCTGAGGGACGTCGCCGAGCCGCTGCCGGTCGCGGTGATCGCGGAGATGCTGGGCATCCCGGAGTCCGAACGGGCACCCCTGCGCCCCTGGTCGGCGGACATCTGCGGGATGTACGAGCTGAACCCGTCCGGGGACGCGGCGGCGCGGGCCGTCCGGGCGTCGCTGGAGTTCTCGGAGTACCTGCGGGAGCTGATCGCCGAGCGTCGGAAGAACCCGGGCGACGACCTCGTCTCCGGGCTGATCGCCGCCCACGACGAGGACGACCGGCTCACCGAGCAGGAGATGATCTCCACCTGCGTCCTGCTGCTGAACGCGGGCCACGAGGCCACCGTCAACTCCACGGTCAACGGCTGGTGGGCGCTGTTCCGCCACCCCGACCAGCTCGCGGCCCTGCGCGCCGACCACTCCCTCGTGCCCACCGCGGTCGAGGAGCTGATGCGCTACGACACCCCGCTGCAGCTGTTCGAGCGCTGGGTGCTCGACGACATCGAGATCGACGGCCAGGTGATCCCCCGGGGCGCGGAGATCGCGATGCTCTTCGGCTCCGCCAACCACGACCCGGCGGTCTTCACCGACCCGTCCCGCCTGGACCTCACCCGCCGGGACAACCCGCACATCTCCTTCAGCGCCGGCATCCACTACTGCATCGGCGCCCCCCTGGCCCGCATCGAACTGACCGCCTCGATGACGGCCCTCCTGACCCGCTGCCCCACCCTCCGCCTGGCGGCAGAACCGGCGCGGAAGCCGAACTTCGTCATCCGGGGGCTGGAGGGCCTGGAGGTGGAGGTGGCCTGAGGGTCACTTCATGTCCAGGTCCCGGCGCCGGAAGCCCGCGAGCCCCAGCCACACCAGTCCGGCGGCCACGCAGGTCAGCAGGAGCAACGGGGTCGGCGCCAGGTCGTCGGCGGGCAGCCGGGGGACGTGACCGAAGGGGGAGAGGT contains these protein-coding regions:
- a CDS encoding sensor histidine kinase, with the translated sequence MTETTHQQSPRAGDGDRSPEYRLAQNSLRGLREDLFRDPFAYRPLGPRPADGPLLRRLPARMRTGAERLPHAVVGAVALITLLVGTVSGSVPGGDGRALLAGLLCALPVVATLSRPVGAFWLSLVVAPVTAVLNGDGSDWPWMPGAFLSHLTVLVVVALRTRPRTAVWMWVVTAVYVVCSDVLFGGSYYYSNGAPMLLTSSFALLLVCLWHVRHTAQQEVTAQQTVTARERSRRTLLEERTTIARELHDVVAHHMSVVAIQAEAAPYRVENPPEELERAFATIRENAVAALTELRRILGVVRAEDYEAPDAPQPTLADLGALLVNVRDAGLTVEKVVTGAVRELPQGVELSAYRIVQEALSNSLRHAPGASARVEIGYVLGGLGVRVVNGAMPEPSLVKPSPGAGHGITGMRERVAMLNGEMTAGATDDGGYEVAVFLPVTAVNEGDA
- a CDS encoding response regulator, which produces MTIRVLIADDQMMVREGFSVLLNAMPDIEVVGEAVNGRQAVERVRELAPDVVLMDIRMPELNGIEATREIVASDGSAKVLVLTTFDLDEYVYQALRAGASGFLLKDASARQLADGVRIVAAGEALLAPSVTRRLITEFSKLSEAPRLMPSAQAAYGDLTERETEVLVLIAQGLSNSEIAGRLVVAESTIKTHVSRILVKLGLRDRTQAAVFAYEARLVTPG
- a CDS encoding VOC family protein, with the translated sequence MEQRITLITLGVTDLARSKAFYEALGWRGQEVQETVFFQAGGLGVVLWGRDKLARDAGLAPGTAGGFGGIVLAHNVRSDAEVDELLAAVEQAGGTVTKPGAANEIGFYSGAFTDPDGHAWEVAHNPGFPLAEDGTVTIPDLGTA
- a CDS encoding cytochrome P450, which produces MAAPSDLAFDPWDPAFLADPYPAYAELRAQGRVRYFEPTNQWLVAHHADVSALLRDRRLGRTYLHRFSHEEFGRTPPPPEHEPFHTLNDHGMLDLEPPDHTRIRRLVSKAFTPRTVERLKPYVRKLADDLVARLVDAGGGDLLRDVAEPLPVAVIAEMLGIPESERAPLRPWSADICGMYELNPSGDAAARAVRASLEFSEYLRELIAERRKNPGDDLVSGLIAAHDEDDRLTEQEMISTCVLLLNAGHEATVNSTVNGWWALFRHPDQLAALRADHSLVPTAVEELMRYDTPLQLFERWVLDDIEIDGQVIPRGAEIAMLFGSANHDPAVFTDPSRLDLTRRDNPHISFSAGIHYCIGAPLARIELTASMTALLTRCPTLRLAAEPARKPNFVIRGLEGLEVEVA